One genomic region from Candidatus Bathyarchaeia archaeon encodes:
- a CDS encoding NAD-dependent epimerase/dehydratase family protein, whose product MYRKHSKKILVTGATGQIGSELTLELRNRYGGENVVAAGHKRKPGEALIGSGPFEFIDATKREDVEKIVREHDIDTVYHLAAVLSAVGEENPQNAWNINMGSLYNMLEIAREYGLRVFWPSSIAVFGPEAPRVKTPQNTVLIPRTMYGVTKVAGELLCNYYFLRYNVDVRSVRYPGIISSETPPGGGTTDYAVEIFYEAVRCKRYTCFLRADTVLPMMYMPDCINAAITLMEADASRIKCRTSYNVAAMSFSPAELVAEIRKYIPDFVCDYKPDFRQKIADSWPMSIDDSAAREDWGWNPKYDLATMTRDMIEKLSKRFAENRL is encoded by the coding sequence ATGTACAGAAAGCATTCAAAGAAAATTCTTGTCACGGGGGCAACGGGACAAATTGGTTCTGAACTCACACTGGAGTTGCGGAACAGATATGGCGGGGAAAACGTGGTTGCCGCCGGACATAAAAGAAAACCAGGTGAAGCCCTAATAGGCTCAGGACCTTTCGAATTTATTGACGCCACAAAAAGGGAGGATGTTGAAAAAATCGTCAGGGAACACGACATCGACACCGTTTATCATTTGGCCGCTGTTCTTTCAGCGGTTGGCGAAGAAAACCCGCAAAACGCATGGAACATTAACATGGGAAGCCTCTACAACATGCTTGAAATAGCAAGAGAATATGGCTTAAGGGTTTTTTGGCCAAGTTCCATAGCCGTTTTCGGTCCGGAGGCACCCCGTGTTAAAACTCCCCAAAACACCGTTTTAATTCCAAGAACCATGTATGGCGTGACGAAAGTTGCCGGCGAATTGCTCTGCAACTACTATTTTCTCCGCTATAATGTTGACGTTAGAAGCGTCCGTTATCCCGGAATAATAAGCAGCGAAACTCCTCCGGGCGGGGGCACAACAGACTATGCTGTTGAAATTTTTTATGAAGCTGTTAGGTGTAAGCGTTACACATGCTTTTTGAGGGCTGACACCGTTTTGCCAATGATGTATATGCCAGACTGTATAAATGCGGCCATAACACTGATGGAGGCTGACGCGTCGCGGATTAAGTGTCGCACAAGCTATAATGTAGCGGCTATGAGCTTTTCTCCAGCTGAGCTTGTGGCGGAAATTAGGAAGTATATTCCAGATTTTGTCTGCGATTACAAGCCGGATTTTAGGCAGAAGATTGCGGATTCATGGCCTATGTCTATAGATGACAGTGCGGCCCGCGAGGACTGGGGTTGGAACCCAAAATATGACTTAGCCACCATGACCCGTGACATGATTGAGAAGCTTTCTAAGCGTTTTGCTGAAAACCGCCTTTAA
- a CDS encoding ABC transporter permease, with amino-acid sequence MKAKTWSGWASRFWAVVKYELLWNIRKKKFIGVMVLALALATLNLVLPVILRNIAGVSEYLPKNPDYVISTGVGLGGMGMFLFAVAIAMNSISGEFESGSIVPLLTKPVSRTMIFIGKLLAAFITLFAAYASLLVYMAVGGWIIYGPQNNLHLLPLSLLGTIISTFVWIAIVIFIGTLSKNSLLAALGTFGIYMALNISSGIISVFTDQAWILNYLPGSGAAGFIRDNGTITRSISTGTDNIAANIINCLLYPSTEVAYLKFSLTPGNPFTELFREPLWFVLFRSLIVAFAYIIGLFAIAWYSFKRAQVLE; translated from the coding sequence ATGAAGGCAAAAACTTGGAGTGGTTGGGCATCCCGCTTCTGGGCGGTTGTGAAATATGAACTGCTCTGGAACATTCGGAAAAAGAAGTTTATCGGTGTAATGGTGCTCGCCCTCGCCCTCGCCACTTTAAACCTAGTTTTGCCAGTTATACTCCGCAACATTGCAGGTGTCAGTGAATATCTGCCAAAAAATCCTGACTACGTAATCAGCACGGGAGTTGGATTGGGCGGAATGGGCATGTTTCTCTTTGCAGTAGCCATAGCCATGAACAGCATTTCAGGCGAATTCGAAAGCGGCTCAATTGTTCCATTGTTAACAAAGCCGGTTTCGAGAACCATGATTTTCATTGGCAAGCTTCTAGCTGCATTCATAACTCTCTTTGCCGCTTATGCAAGCCTCCTCGTCTACATGGCTGTTGGCGGTTGGATAATTTATGGTCCCCAAAACAACCTCCACTTGCTGCCCCTTTCGCTACTAGGCACTATAATCAGCACTTTTGTCTGGATTGCCATTGTCATATTCATAGGGACACTTTCAAAAAATTCGTTGCTAGCTGCCCTTGGAACCTTCGGCATTTACATGGCGTTAAACATAAGCTCGGGGATAATCTCCGTCTTCACAGACCAAGCGTGGATTCTAAACTATCTTCCTGGAAGCGGCGCAGCTGGGTTTATCAGAGATAACGGAACAATAACGAGGAGCATATCAACAGGAACTGACAATATAGCTGCTAACATAATAAATTGTTTGCTTTATCCATCAACAGAAGTAGCCTACCTAAAGTTTAGTCTTACCCCTGGAAACCCCTTTACAGAACTATTCAGGGAGCCCTTGTGGTTTGTGCTTTTTAGGTCGCTGATTGTGGCTTTTGCCTACATTATTGGACTTTTTGCCATTGCATGGTACTCGTTTAAGCGGGCCCAAGTGCTTGAATAA
- a CDS encoding ABC transporter ATP-binding protein has protein sequence MDLAIETVGLIKRYGSLIAVNKLNLKVEKNTIHGFLGPNGAGKTTTIKVLVGLLRPDEGTVKVLGHEVYGDMPETRLKMGYMPELPKFPKHLKGWELLDIYGRMYGMTEQQRREQIPKLLEMVGLKGREKDLIGKYSKGMQQRLGIAQALLSEPELVILDEPSLGLDPVGMVEVREIVKNIAKEGRTVFLSSHLLFEVEQVCTHVTIIHKGVALASDTLQNIYNKISGAATLVVELAKPLDSVADALRKLPFVSSVEQEGKMLVVELKTHDDVRPQISQEITRAGGVIVSMNLKGRTLEEVFMQLIAESGGGK, from the coding sequence ATGGATTTGGCAATTGAAACAGTCGGCTTAATAAAAAGGTACGGCTCATTGATCGCTGTGAACAAGTTAAACCTTAAAGTTGAAAAGAACACAATTCACGGTTTTCTCGGTCCCAACGGCGCTGGAAAAACCACAACAATAAAGGTTTTAGTTGGACTTTTAAGACCAGATGAAGGCACTGTTAAGGTTCTTGGACACGAAGTGTATGGAGATATGCCGGAAACCCGCCTTAAAATGGGTTATATGCCTGAGCTTCCCAAATTTCCAAAGCACTTGAAGGGATGGGAGCTCCTTGACATTTATGGGCGAATGTATGGAATGACCGAACAACAGCGAAGGGAGCAGATACCGAAGCTTCTGGAAATGGTTGGGCTTAAGGGCAGAGAAAAAGACTTGATCGGAAAATACAGCAAGGGAATGCAGCAGCGCCTAGGCATAGCCCAAGCCTTGTTAAGCGAACCTGAACTGGTCATTTTGGATGAGCCCAGCCTTGGCTTAGACCCTGTTGGAATGGTTGAAGTTAGGGAAATTGTGAAAAACATAGCTAAGGAAGGCAGAACAGTGTTCCTTTCTTCTCATTTGCTTTTTGAGGTGGAACAAGTCTGCACGCACGTAACAATAATTCATAAAGGTGTCGCTTTAGCCTCAGACACGCTTCAAAACATTTACAACAAGATATCTGGAGCTGCCACGCTTGTGGTGGAGCTGGCAAAACCATTAGACTCCGTCGCTGATGCGTTAAGAAAGCTTCCATTCGTTTCCAGCGTTGAGCAGGAAGGCAAAATGCTAGTAGTAGAGTTGAAAACTCATGATGATGTTAGACCGCAGATTTCTCAAGAGATAACAAGGGCTGGCGGCGTAATAGTTTCCATGAACCTTAAGGGGCGGACCCTTGAAGAGGTTTTCATGCAGCTTATTGCGGAATCCGGAGGTGGAAAGTGA